A window from Bacteroidales bacterium encodes these proteins:
- a CDS encoding IS630 family transposase has product MAASLWKRSEREYFQGFFIRIGARYRRIRKRPKGKPSPPLYAYKTEKLQELEQQATDGFIDLYFGDESHICSEGYVPYGWQFRGEDVFIPSQKGMRLNIFGMIDRNNRYDGFSTTESITADKVADFLDRLSFRIRKNTFVVLDNAKVHRCKLIAELRPAWKKRGLFLFFLPPYSPHLNIAETLWRILKGKWLRPADYFSTDSLLYATNRALAAVGNELYIKFAHAA; this is encoded by the coding sequence TTGGCGGCAAGCCTCTGGAAAAGAAGCGAGCGAGAGTACTTTCAGGGCTTTTTTATCCGCATTGGCGCGAGATATAGACGTATAAGAAAACGTCCCAAGGGGAAACCCTCGCCGCCGCTCTACGCGTATAAGACCGAGAAGCTGCAGGAACTCGAACAACAGGCAACTGACGGATTCATCGACCTTTATTTTGGAGATGAGAGTCATATCTGCTCCGAAGGATATGTTCCTTATGGCTGGCAATTCCGAGGTGAGGATGTCTTTATACCTTCTCAAAAAGGAATGAGGCTCAATATATTCGGTATGATTGACCGCAATAACCGATATGATGGATTCTCCACAACCGAAAGTATTACGGCAGACAAAGTCGCCGATTTCCTTGACCGACTTTCTTTCCGCATCCGGAAGAATACTTTTGTTGTGCTTGACAACGCCAAAGTACATCGTTGTAAACTTATTGCCGAGCTTCGACCGGCATGGAAAAAAAGAGGTCTTTTTCTGTTTTTCCTTCCTCCATACAGCCCACATCTCAATATCGCTGAAACACTTTGGCGCATACTTAAAGGCAAATGGCTTAGACCTGCGGATTATTTTTCCACAGACTCTCTGCTTTACGCTACCAATAGAGCGTTGGCCGCGGTCGGAAATGAACTCTATATTAAATTTGCCCATGCGGCTTAA
- a CDS encoding helix-turn-helix domain-containing protein: MTDKQRLQLENGFRKGKSHSFRIRCRAILLKSQGLTSKEVGSQTEMTHISVNSWIKRFESEGIHGLETRPGRGRKPIMDCSDEETVRKAIEEDRQSVKMAKEAWRQASGKEASESTFRAFLSALARDIDV; the protein is encoded by the coding sequence TTGACAGACAAACAACGTCTGCAATTAGAGAATGGATTTCGCAAAGGCAAGAGCCACTCATTCCGTATTCGTTGTCGTGCTATCCTCTTGAAATCACAAGGTTTGACATCAAAAGAAGTCGGATCACAGACGGAAATGACGCATATATCCGTAAACTCTTGGATAAAACGGTTCGAATCGGAAGGCATCCATGGTCTGGAAACCAGACCCGGACGTGGTCGCAAGCCGATAATGGATTGTTCAGACGAGGAAACAGTCCGCAAAGCCATCGAGGAGGACAGACAGAGTGTGAAAATGGCGAAGGAAGCTTGGCGGCAAGCCTCTGGAAAAGAAGCGAGCGAGAGTACTTTCAGGGCTTTTTTATCCGCATTGGCGCGAGATATAGACGTATAA